The sequence below is a genomic window from Acetobacteroides hydrogenigenes.
CCTATGTTTTAGAATACGAATGGTACAAAATAATACATTTGTAGTTCATGCTATAGTAAAGAGCAACCACCAAAAGAAAGCACCATTTGTTAACCTTGTAAAGTAAGAAGACGATGAAACATCTCGCCTTAATAGCGCTGCTGTTATTGGCAGCGGCCTCTATATGCCCTGCTCAGGAACGGTTCTACCCGGTTCCTGCCGCTCGCCAGCTTAAATGGCACGAATCGGAACTTGGCGTAGTTTTCCACTACGACCTGCACGTTTTCGACGGAATAAGATACGGACAGGGAAACAATCGAATCGAGCCAATTGCCGATTACAACATCTTAAATCCAACAAAATTAGATACCGACCAGTGGGTTTTAGCTGCCAAAGCAGCAGGTGCTAGGTTTGCCGTTCTTACCGCTACGCACGAAACTGGATTTGGCCTTTGGCAAAGCGATGTCAACCCGTACTGCCTTAAAGCAGTAAAATGGAGAGATGGAAAAGGCGATATTGTTCGCGACTTTGTAAACTCCTGCCGCAAATACGGCATTATGCCCGGAATTTATATCGGCATTCGATGGAACTCGCTGCTGGGAATTCATAACTTCAAGGCAGAGGGCAACGGTGAGTTTGCCGCTAACCGTCAGCAGTGGTATAAGCGACTTTGCGAAAGTATGGTGAAGGAGATATGCACCCGCTATGGGGAACTTTTCATGATTTGGTTTGATGGTGGTGCCGATGATCCCAAAGGCGATGGTCCCAATGTTGAGCCTATTGTAAATAAGTATCAGCCCAACTGCCTATTCTACCATAACGTAGACAGGGCCGACTTTCGTTGGGGAGGTTCGGAAACCGGAACGGTAAGCTACCCATGCTGGTCGTCATTTCCGCAACCATACTCGCACCACAAGCAATCGGATACACAACGAAATCACCTCGAATTGCTAAAGCATGGCGATAAGGATGGCAAATACTGGGTTCCTGCCATGGCCGATGCTCCGCTACGCGGTGCTAACGGTAGGCACGAGTGGTTCTGGGAACCTGGAGATGAGAACAACGTTCTCTCGTTGGATACGCTAAAAGCAATGTACACCAAATCGGTAGGGAGAAACGCTACTTTGATTATGGGACTTACACCAGATACCTCCGGGCTTATTCCTACTCTTGATGAGCAGCGCCTAAAGGAATGGGGGGAGTGGACTTCGCAGCTATCAACCGAAAAGGCAATCGCAAATACATCGGGGAGTAGCAAAACGCTTGTGCTAAAGCTATCACAGAAACAGCCGATAAGCTACTGCGTTATTCAGGAGGATATCAGCAAGGGCGAGCGCATTCGAGCGTATAAGGTAGAGGCAAAAATTAGGGGCAGATGGACAACTATCTGCCAAGGAGAATCTGTAGGACATAAGCGTATCGAAAAGTTTGCAGTTGTAAGCACAAATGCTCTTCGCCTTACCATAAACGAGGCTACACAAATGCCCAAAATCATTCGCTTTAGCGCACATTCGGTAAAACCTTAAACACCAAATATCAATGAAAAGTAAGTTGCTACTATCTGCTGCCTTGTTGCCTTTTGCAGCGCACGCCGAAGGCAAGCAACCTGATCCTCGCCCGAACATCATCCTTTTTATGGTTGATGATATGGGCTGGCAGGATACCTCGTTGCCTTTTTGGACACAAAAAACGCACTACAACGAGGCGTACGAAACGCCAAACATGGAGCGATTGGCAGGAAAGGGGATGATGTTTACGCAGGCCTATGCCAGCAGCATCAGTTCGCCTACCCGATGCAGCCTAATTAGTGGTGCAAATGCCTCGCGCCATAAGGTTACCAACTGGACGCTTCAAAAAAACAAGCAAACCGACCGCAAAAGCGACGTTCTGCAGCTGCCCGATTGGAACTACAACGGAGTATGCCAGGTGGCCGGCGTAAATAATACATTTCAGACCACATCCTTTGTTGAGCTGATAAAAGATAGCGGTTACCACACCATTCATTGCGGAAAAGCGCACTTCGGGTCGATTGATACTCCCGGAGAGAACCCAACCCACATGGGTTTTGAGGTAAACATTACCGGACATGCCGCCGGAGGGTTGGCGAGCTACCTTGGCGAGCAAAACTATGGTCATACCAAAGATGGAAAGCCTACTTCACCGTTTTCTATCCCCGGATTGGAGAAATACTGGGGAACGAACATCTTTGCCACCGAAGCGCTAACGCAGGAGGCCATGAAGGCGCTTGATCAGGCAAAACGATTAGATCAACCATTCTTTCTTTACATGGCGCACTACGCCATCCACATTCCTATAGATAGGGATATGCGCTTTTTCGAAAAGTACAAGAAGAAAGGCTTGGATGATCGTGAAGCGGCCTATGCTGCCCTGATTGAGGGAATGGATAAGAGCTTAGGCGACCTGATGAGCTGGCTCGAAAAGAATGGAGAGGCTGATAATACCATTATTATATTTATGAGCGATAATGGAGGCTTTAGCAGCGACATGCATTGGCGCGGTGGCCCCATGCATACCCAAAACTATCCGCTGAACAGCGGAAAAGGGTCGGCATACGAGGGTGGCATTCGCGAACCGATGATTGTTAGCTGGCCGGGAGTGGTAAAGCCCGGAACAAAGTGCGATAAGTATCTGCTAATTGAAGATTTTTACCCAACCATTCTCGAAATGGCGCAGGTGAAGAAGTATCACACAGTACAACCTATTGATGGTATTAGCTTCGTTCCATTGCTAACCGGCAAGGGCGACCCTTCGAAGAACAGGAATCTTTACTGGAATTGTCCTAACATTTGGGGAAACACCGGCCCCGGAATTGGCCCAACCTGCACCATTCGTAGCCAGGAGTGGAAGCTAATCTACTACTACGAAACGGGAAAGAAGGAACTCTTCAACATCCCTCAGGATATTGGGGAGAAGAATGAGCTTTCGGCACAGTATCCTAGCGTTGTTAAGCGTCTTTCTAAAGAGTTAGGAGCTTACATGCGTAAGGTTGGTGCGCAACGTCCTTCGTTTAAGGCAACAGGTAAGCCTGTGCCTTGGCCTGATGAGATTTAGCGATTTACTATTAACTGTAGAATATAAAACCGCAGCAATCAAGCTGCGGTTTTTGTTTTTATCGCTAATTCTTCGCTTTACTTCAAATACTCATCTAGCAACGTCAAATTTACCTCTTTGCCGGGGATCTTTGCGGTAATATCGTCGAAGGAGACCTTAAAGGTACAGCCCTCTTTCCAGCGGCTGCAGCCAAAGGCGGTTTTGCCCTGCAGAACTTTTCCTTGCTTGCAGGTTGGGCAGATTAGCTCCTCTATAAGCTTGGCCTTTTTCTCCTTTGCAGGGGCTTCGTCGCGCTGCAGCTCCACTTCGCCGTTAGCGTTGAACGTTAGGATGCCATCGCACTTGGTATCGTCGATGGTGAAACCTTTTATTTTGGGTGTTTTCCCGTTTGCAATAAGCGCCTCAACCTGCTTGTCGGTTAGCTTCTTGCCAAACTGCTCGAACGAAAGGCGAAAGCTGCATCCATTCTTGTATTCGCTGCACCCGTAGGCGGTTTTACCTTGCAGCACCTTCCCTTTCTTACACTTGGGGCAGATTAGCTCAGCAGGCTTATCGTCTTTTGCCTTCTTTTCGCGCTTGGCTTTTGGCTTTTTGCCGTCTGCATCGGTATCCGATTCCTTAGCGGCAGGCTCTTCCTCTATGGTGATGCTGCGATTCTCCCTCTCGGTAATCACCTCAACTACTAGCGACTTTACCATCTCCTTCATCTCCGATAGAAAATCGGTAGCCTGATAGTCGCCCTTTTCTATCTGTCTTAGCTTGCGCTCCCACATACCGGTAAGCTCCACCGACTTCAGCAGCTCGTTGTTGATGGTTTGTATAAGCTCTATACCCGTAACCGTTGGCTCTATATTCTTACGTACACGGCGGATATACTTCCGCTTAAACAGCGTTTCGATGATGTTCGCCCGTGTTGATGGGCGTCCAATTCCGTTTTCCTTGAGCGCATCGCGTAGCTCCTCGTCGTCAACCTGCTTTCCGGCGGTTTCCATGGCGCGGAGGAGCGTTGCCTCGGTGTAGGGCTTGGGCGGTTGCGTGAATTTCTCCTGAACTCCCGGCTCGTGTGGACCACTTTCGCCCTTTACGAACTCGGGCATCAGCTGGTCGTCCTTATCGGCAGGATTTTCGTCATCATTTTCCTTTTCATCGTCCTTCTTCTTGAAAAGAACGCGCCATCCATCCTCCAGAATCTGCTTACCCGTTGCCTTAAACGGAATTTCGGCCGCCTCGCCCAGCACGGTGGTGTTGGAAACGATACAGTCGGGGTAGAAGGCAGCAATAAAGCGTCGGATGATGAGGTCGAACACCTTTTTCTCGTTGTAGGTGAGGTTGGGGTTGAACTCGCCCGTTGGGATGATGGCGTGGTGGTCGGTTACCTTGCTATCGTCGAATACCTTCTTGCTCTTCTTGATCTTTGACTTCAGCAGCGGCTCTGTAAAGGTCTCGTAGGGCTTAAGTCCCTTGAGAATACCGGGAATCTTAGGGTAAATATCGTCGGGGAGGAAGGTGGTATCGACACGAGGGTACGATACCTGCTTCTTCTCGTATAGGCTTTGGATATAGCCGAGCGTTTCCTCGGCAGTAAAGGCAAACTTCTTGTTGCACTCCACCTGAAGCGACGTTAGGTCGAACAGACGTGGTGGTGCCTCGGTTCCCTTCTTCTTTTCGAAGGAGGTGATGGTGAAGAGGCTCTCGCGAATCTTCTCGAGGGTCTCGGCAGCCTCGTCGGCGGCGCCAAAACGCCCCTGGGTGGCCGAGAAGATTACGCCGCGGTAGAGCGTTTTCAATTCCCAATACGCCTCGGGGGTAAAGTTGACGATCTCGAGGTGGCGGCGAACGATAAGCGCCAGCGTTGGCGTCTGAACGCGCCCTATGGAGAGCACTCCCTTGCCGTTGCTGTACTTTGTTGTGTATAGTCGTGTTGCATTAATGCCTAGGAGCCAGTCGCTGATGGCTCGGGCGTGCCCGGCATGGAAAAGGAGGTCGTACTTGCTGCCCTCCTGAAGCTTTTCAAAACCTTCCTTAATGGCTTCGGCGGTAAGCGACGAAATCCACAGCCTTTTAAGCGGCTTGGTGTTCTGCGCAAGCGAGAGCACCCACCTTTGGATAAGCTCTCCCTCCTGTCCGGCATCACCGCAGTTTATTACCTCGTCGCATTCGCCCACGAGGCGCTTGATGGTGTTAAACTGCTTCTGGATTCCCGTATCGTCAACCACCTTAATCTGGAATCGCTGCGGAATAATGGGCAGGGTAAAGAGGCTCCACCGCTTTAGGTCGGGGTGGTAGTCCTCGGGCATCTTTAAGGTGCAGAGGTGACCGAAGGTCCAGCTAACCCAGTAGCCATTGCCCTCGTAGTAGCCATCGTGGCGCGA
It includes:
- a CDS encoding type IA DNA topoisomerase; the protein is MKLCIAEKPSVAKELAEILGAKSRHDGYYEGNGYWVSWTFGHLCTLKMPEDYHPDLKRWSLFTLPIIPQRFQIKVVDDTGIQKQFNTIKRLVGECDEVINCGDAGQEGELIQRWVLSLAQNTKPLKRLWISSLTAEAIKEGFEKLQEGSKYDLLFHAGHARAISDWLLGINATRLYTTKYSNGKGVLSIGRVQTPTLALIVRRHLEIVNFTPEAYWELKTLYRGVIFSATQGRFGAADEAAETLEKIRESLFTITSFEKKKGTEAPPRLFDLTSLQVECNKKFAFTAEETLGYIQSLYEKKQVSYPRVDTTFLPDDIYPKIPGILKGLKPYETFTEPLLKSKIKKSKKVFDDSKVTDHHAIIPTGEFNPNLTYNEKKVFDLIIRRFIAAFYPDCIVSNTTVLGEAAEIPFKATGKQILEDGWRVLFKKKDDEKENDDENPADKDDQLMPEFVKGESGPHEPGVQEKFTQPPKPYTEATLLRAMETAGKQVDDEELRDALKENGIGRPSTRANIIETLFKRKYIRRVRKNIEPTVTGIELIQTINNELLKSVELTGMWERKLRQIEKGDYQATDFLSEMKEMVKSLVVEVITERENRSITIEEEPAAKESDTDADGKKPKAKREKKAKDDKPAELICPKCKKGKVLQGKTAYGCSEYKNGCSFRLSFEQFGKKLTDKQVEALIANGKTPKIKGFTIDDTKCDGILTFNANGEVELQRDEAPAKEKKAKLIEELICPTCKQGKVLQGKTAFGCSRWKEGCTFKVSFDDITAKIPGKEVNLTLLDEYLK
- a CDS encoding sulfatase, whose translation is MKSKLLLSAALLPFAAHAEGKQPDPRPNIILFMVDDMGWQDTSLPFWTQKTHYNEAYETPNMERLAGKGMMFTQAYASSISSPTRCSLISGANASRHKVTNWTLQKNKQTDRKSDVLQLPDWNYNGVCQVAGVNNTFQTTSFVELIKDSGYHTIHCGKAHFGSIDTPGENPTHMGFEVNITGHAAGGLASYLGEQNYGHTKDGKPTSPFSIPGLEKYWGTNIFATEALTQEAMKALDQAKRLDQPFFLYMAHYAIHIPIDRDMRFFEKYKKKGLDDREAAYAALIEGMDKSLGDLMSWLEKNGEADNTIIIFMSDNGGFSSDMHWRGGPMHTQNYPLNSGKGSAYEGGIREPMIVSWPGVVKPGTKCDKYLLIEDFYPTILEMAQVKKYHTVQPIDGISFVPLLTGKGDPSKNRNLYWNCPNIWGNTGPGIGPTCTIRSQEWKLIYYYETGKKELFNIPQDIGEKNELSAQYPSVVKRLSKELGAYMRKVGAQRPSFKATGKPVPWPDEI
- a CDS encoding alpha-L-fucosidase — encoded protein: MKHLALIALLLLAAASICPAQERFYPVPAARQLKWHESELGVVFHYDLHVFDGIRYGQGNNRIEPIADYNILNPTKLDTDQWVLAAKAAGARFAVLTATHETGFGLWQSDVNPYCLKAVKWRDGKGDIVRDFVNSCRKYGIMPGIYIGIRWNSLLGIHNFKAEGNGEFAANRQQWYKRLCESMVKEICTRYGELFMIWFDGGADDPKGDGPNVEPIVNKYQPNCLFYHNVDRADFRWGGSETGTVSYPCWSSFPQPYSHHKQSDTQRNHLELLKHGDKDGKYWVPAMADAPLRGANGRHEWFWEPGDENNVLSLDTLKAMYTKSVGRNATLIMGLTPDTSGLIPTLDEQRLKEWGEWTSQLSTEKAIANTSGSSKTLVLKLSQKQPISYCVIQEDISKGERIRAYKVEAKIRGRWTTICQGESVGHKRIEKFAVVSTNALRLTINEATQMPKIIRFSAHSVKP